A portion of the Thalassoroseus pseudoceratinae genome contains these proteins:
- a CDS encoding class I SAM-dependent methyltransferase, which translates to MKILFLHGWQSVPGGVKPTFLKSHGHTVINPALDDDDFEAAVKTAQAEYDYYQPDVVVGSSRGGAVAMNIDSHDTPLILLCPAWKKWGTVTKLKPNSTILHSRKDDIVPFEHSEVLVANSGVPAPTLMEVGNDHRLADPEPLAKMLEACETHYQMALMFSFYEGLARKGPGSEATTLKALSMLGELPPSPRVVDFGCGAGAASLAIAKSMKCQITASDIHAPFLAEVNEQARRAGLEERIETLLADMADPPIPDDSVDLIWSEGAIYNIGFEAGLKRWRRLLRAGGLIAVTELTWLTDHPPQPAVEFWEAEYPAISHVDANLKKMRSAGFEIIDHFTLPTEDWHNFYGPVEQRIASFREQHAGNDVAHAILDMQQTEVDLWKKYADSYGYVFYLGRAV; encoded by the coding sequence ATGAAAATCCTGTTCCTGCATGGATGGCAATCCGTCCCCGGCGGCGTCAAACCGACGTTTCTCAAAAGTCACGGTCACACTGTGATCAACCCGGCCCTCGACGATGACGATTTCGAGGCAGCGGTCAAAACAGCACAAGCTGAATACGATTACTATCAACCGGACGTTGTTGTCGGCAGCTCTCGTGGCGGCGCGGTGGCGATGAACATCGACTCGCATGACACGCCACTGATCCTGTTGTGTCCAGCGTGGAAGAAATGGGGAACGGTCACGAAGCTCAAACCCAACTCCACCATTTTGCATTCCCGGAAGGACGACATTGTCCCGTTCGAGCACAGCGAAGTACTCGTGGCAAACAGCGGAGTGCCAGCACCGACGCTGATGGAAGTGGGCAACGACCATCGCCTGGCTGATCCCGAGCCGTTAGCCAAGATGCTCGAAGCATGCGAGACTCACTACCAGATGGCGTTGATGTTCTCATTCTACGAAGGCTTGGCACGAAAAGGACCGGGCAGCGAAGCAACCACGCTGAAAGCCTTGTCGATGCTGGGTGAGTTGCCCCCGTCACCCCGCGTCGTTGATTTCGGTTGCGGAGCTGGTGCGGCGTCTCTCGCGATCGCTAAATCAATGAAGTGCCAAATCACCGCGAGCGATATTCACGCGCCGTTCCTCGCCGAAGTCAATGAACAGGCCCGTCGCGCAGGATTGGAAGAACGCATCGAAACCCTGCTGGCGGATATGGCTGATCCGCCGATCCCGGATGATTCGGTCGATCTGATCTGGTCCGAGGGAGCGATCTACAACATCGGCTTTGAAGCCGGGCTCAAACGCTGGCGTCGGCTGCTGCGTGCTGGTGGATTGATCGCGGTGACCGAGCTCACCTGGCTGACCGACCATCCCCCGCAACCGGCGGTTGAGTTCTGGGAAGCGGAGTATCCCGCGATTTCCCATGTCGATGCCAATCTCAAGAAGATGCGATCGGCAGGATTCGAGATCATCGACCACTTCACCCTACCGACCGAAGACTGGCACAACTTCTACGGCCCGGTGGAACAACGGATTGCCAGCTTTCGGGAACAGCATGCCGGGAACGATGTCGCCCACGCGATACTGGACATGCAGCAAACGGAAGTCGATCTGTGGAAGAAATACGCCGATAGCTACGGCTACGTGTTCTATCTCGGCAGAGCAGTTTGA